A genomic stretch from Sphingomonas sp. HDW15A includes:
- the ftsH gene encoding ATP-dependent zinc metalloprotease FtsH → MNEKKPSNPWTKSLLIWMAILLGLVLFVQSFGGAREPAGSAMTYSEFVGQVNEGNVQSVTVSRSTNGDAAISGKLDDGKTFKTIAPADAQVTPLLVQKGVAVQVQAEEGASIWMLLLYNSLPFILMIGIAIFIMRQMQKNAGGGAMGFGKSRARMLTEKQGKVTFADVAGIDEAREELQEIVEYLKDPGKFARLGGKIPKGALLVGSPGTGKTLLARAIAGEAGVPFFTISGSDFVEMFVGVGASRVRDMFDQAKKSAPCIVFIDEIDAVGRHRGAGLGNGNDEREQTLNQLLVEMDGFEANEGIIIIAATNRPDVLDPALLRPGRFDRQVVVPRPDIDGREQILYVHMKKVPLAPDVDARVIARGTPGFSGADLANLVNEAALLAARKGKRLVAMQEFEEAKDKVLMGTERKSMVMTEDEKKMTAYHEAGHAIVALHEPASDPIHKATIIPRGRALGMVMRLPERDSYSYHRDKMYANLAVAMGGRVAEEVIFGYDKVSSGASSDISYATGLARDMVTRWGMSDALGPLQYAEADEEVFLGYSVNRQKNMSNETAQAIDKEIRRIVETGYERAKTLLEENRQELETLAQALLEYETLSGDEIRIVLEGGTIDRGGTSAPSIPAAGTSIPKAKRAKRGGIGGPAQAGA, encoded by the coding sequence ATGAACGAGAAGAAGCCGAGCAACCCCTGGACGAAGTCGCTGCTTATCTGGATGGCGATCCTTCTGGGCCTGGTGCTGTTCGTCCAGTCCTTTGGTGGAGCACGCGAGCCAGCGGGTTCCGCAATGACCTATTCGGAGTTCGTAGGACAGGTCAACGAAGGCAACGTCCAGAGCGTCACCGTTTCCCGCTCAACCAATGGCGACGCCGCGATCAGCGGCAAGCTGGACGACGGCAAGACCTTTAAGACCATCGCTCCGGCCGATGCGCAGGTTACCCCGCTCCTCGTTCAGAAGGGCGTCGCCGTTCAGGTGCAGGCCGAGGAAGGCGCCAGCATCTGGATGCTGCTCCTCTATAACTCGCTGCCATTCATACTGATGATCGGCATCGCTATCTTCATCATGCGCCAGATGCAGAAAAATGCCGGCGGCGGAGCCATGGGCTTTGGCAAGAGCCGCGCCCGCATGCTGACCGAAAAGCAGGGCAAGGTCACTTTCGCCGACGTCGCCGGGATCGACGAAGCCCGCGAAGAGCTTCAGGAAATTGTCGAATATCTGAAGGACCCAGGCAAGTTCGCCCGCCTTGGCGGCAAGATTCCGAAGGGCGCGCTGCTGGTCGGCAGCCCCGGCACCGGCAAGACACTTCTCGCCCGCGCCATTGCGGGTGAGGCTGGGGTCCCCTTCTTCACCATCTCAGGCTCCGATTTCGTCGAGATGTTCGTCGGTGTCGGCGCAAGCCGCGTCCGCGACATGTTCGACCAGGCCAAGAAATCGGCGCCGTGCATCGTCTTCATCGACGAAATCGACGCGGTCGGCCGCCATCGCGGAGCGGGCCTCGGCAACGGCAATGACGAGCGTGAGCAGACCCTTAATCAGCTGCTGGTCGAGATGGACGGCTTCGAGGCCAATGAAGGCATCATCATCATCGCCGCCACCAACCGTCCGGACGTGCTCGACCCCGCGCTTCTGCGACCGGGCCGCTTCGATCGCCAGGTCGTGGTGCCCCGCCCCGACATCGATGGCCGAGAGCAGATTCTCTACGTCCACATGAAGAAGGTGCCGCTGGCGCCCGACGTGGACGCCCGGGTCATCGCCCGCGGCACCCCCGGATTCTCCGGTGCGGACCTCGCTAACCTTGTCAACGAGGCTGCACTTCTCGCCGCCCGCAAGGGCAAGCGGCTCGTCGCGATGCAGGAGTTCGAGGAAGCCAAGGACAAGGTGCTGATGGGCACCGAACGCAAGTCCATGGTCATGACCGAGGACGAGAAGAAGATGACCGCCTACCACGAGGCTGGTCACGCCATCGTTGCGCTTCACGAGCCGGCAAGCGACCCCATCCATAAGGCGACGATCATCCCGCGCGGTCGCGCGCTGGGCATGGTCATGCGCCTGCCCGAGCGCGACAGCTACAGCTATCACCGCGACAAGATGTACGCGAACCTGGCAGTCGCCATGGGCGGCCGCGTCGCCGAGGAAGTCATCTTCGGCTACGACAAGGTTAGCTCGGGCGCCTCGAGTGACATCAGCTACGCCACCGGCCTTGCCCGCGACATGGTGACGCGCTGGGGAATGTCCGACGCGCTTGGTCCGCTGCAATATGCCGAGGCGGACGAGGAAGTGTTCCTGGGCTATTCGGTCAATCGCCAGAAGAACATGTCGAACGAAACCGCGCAGGCGATCGATAAGGAAATCCGGCGGATCGTCGAGACGGGCTACGAGCGCGCCAAGACGCTTTTGGAAGAAAACCGCCAGGAGCTGGAGACGCTCGCCCAGGCGTTACTTGAATATGAGACGCTGAGCGGCGACGAGATCCGGATCGTGCTTGAAGGCGGAACTATCGATCGCGGCGGAACGTCCGCCCCTTCGATCCCGGCTGCGGGCACCTCGATCCCCAAGGCGAAGCGTGCGAAGCGCGGCGGCATCGGTGGACCTGCGCAAGCGGGCGCTTGA
- a CDS encoding 23S rRNA (pseudouridine(1915)-N(3))-methyltransferase RlmH, with protein MLLHIIARGKIGRSPEAELVERYLKRIAWPVRVSELPDRGGNLPQPATNAVTVVLDERGEALSSSDFAKRLENWRDTGRREARFVIGAADGHNPAMREEADLLLSFGPATWPHMMARAMLAEQLFRATSILANHPYHREG; from the coding sequence TTGCTCTTACACATCATTGCTCGCGGCAAGATCGGCCGCTCGCCCGAGGCGGAACTGGTCGAACGATATCTCAAGCGAATCGCCTGGCCGGTCCGGGTCAGCGAGCTTCCCGACCGTGGCGGTAACCTGCCTCAGCCGGCAACCAATGCCGTCACGGTCGTGCTCGACGAACGCGGCGAGGCCTTGTCCTCAAGCGACTTCGCGAAAAGACTTGAGAATTGGCGGGACACCGGTCGGCGCGAGGCGCGGTTTGTGATCGGCGCAGCCGACGGTCACAACCCGGCAATGAGGGAAGAAGCCGACCTCTTGCTCTCGTTCGGCCCGGCCACCTGGCCGCACATGATGGCGCGGGCTATGCTTGCCGAACAACTGTTTCGCGCGACCTCGATCCTCGCCAATCACCCCTATCACCGGGAGGGCTGA
- the tilS gene encoding tRNA lysidine(34) synthetase TilS — protein sequence MDPSLRPEDKFQKRFAAELDELVEPDERTGVAVSGGPDSVALLLLAAATRPGQIQAATIDHQLRPESAAEARFVASLCKRLGVPHATLAVDISPGASLQARARNARYRALADWANEESLAAIATAHHADDQAETLLMRLARGAGLSGLAATRRIRQLDRDVMLVRPLLSWRRAELAGIVRAANIQPIDDPTNRDPRHDRSRFRGLVERSDWAEADRLASSALWLAEAEEAIEWSVDRLAGERLTVFGDTIGIDPAALPRELQRRLLLIAFDRFEVPRPRGPQLERAMRSLGEGGTASLSGLKLVGGTTWQVSRAPARKPR from the coding sequence ATGGACCCCTCCCTGCGCCCGGAAGATAAGTTTCAAAAGCGCTTCGCGGCGGAGCTCGATGAGCTTGTCGAGCCCGATGAGCGAACGGGCGTAGCCGTTTCCGGCGGTCCCGACAGTGTCGCCCTCCTGCTGCTTGCGGCCGCGACCAGGCCGGGCCAGATCCAGGCAGCGACGATCGATCACCAGCTAAGGCCGGAAAGCGCCGCAGAAGCCCGTTTCGTCGCCAGCCTGTGCAAGCGGCTGGGCGTACCGCACGCGACACTGGCCGTCGACATCTCGCCCGGCGCGAGTTTGCAGGCGCGGGCACGAAATGCCCGCTATCGGGCGCTGGCCGACTGGGCGAACGAAGAATCGCTAGCCGCCATCGCGACCGCGCACCACGCCGACGACCAGGCCGAGACATTGTTGATGCGGCTTGCGCGTGGAGCCGGCCTGTCGGGCCTGGCCGCGACGCGGCGGATCCGGCAGCTGGACCGCGATGTGATGCTCGTCCGGCCCCTGCTCTCCTGGCGCCGGGCCGAATTGGCCGGGATCGTTCGCGCGGCGAACATCCAGCCGATCGACGATCCGACAAATCGCGATCCACGACATGACAGGAGCCGCTTTCGCGGTCTGGTCGAACGTTCCGACTGGGCGGAAGCCGACCGGCTGGCATCGTCAGCGCTGTGGTTGGCAGAGGCCGAGGAAGCGATCGAGTGGAGTGTCGATCGGTTGGCCGGTGAGCGGCTTACGGTGTTCGGCGATACAATCGGGATCGATCCCGCCGCCCTTCCGCGAGAGCTCCAGCGGCGCTTGCTGCTGATAGCGTTCGACCGGTTCGAGGTGCCGCGGCCGCGCGGGCCCCAGCTTGAACGGGCAATGCGATCTCTCGGCGAAGGTGGGACCGCGTCCCTATCGGGATTGAAGCTCGTCGGCGGGACGACGTGGCAAGTCTCGCGGGCTCCCGCGCGAAAACCTAGGTAA
- a CDS encoding DUF3667 domain-containing protein: protein MTGADSFGEVVTGAMAARAVEPQAGEAGPDDGHTHERACLNCGVSLTGPYCSACGQKAHLHRSLRAFGGDFVAGLFNFEGKIWRTMPMLAWCPGDLTRRYVEGERARYISPVALYLFSVFAMFAVLNLNGGIAPSTEG from the coding sequence ATGACGGGTGCCGACAGTTTTGGCGAAGTCGTGACGGGCGCGATGGCCGCGCGCGCGGTCGAGCCGCAGGCGGGCGAGGCCGGCCCTGACGACGGCCACACCCACGAACGCGCCTGCCTCAACTGCGGTGTATCGCTCACCGGACCCTATTGCTCGGCTTGCGGCCAGAAGGCGCACCTCCATCGGTCGCTTCGCGCGTTCGGCGGCGACTTCGTCGCCGGGCTGTTCAATTTCGAAGGCAAGATCTGGCGGACGATGCCGATGCTTGCCTGGTGCCCGGGGGATTTGACGAGACGCTATGTCGAAGGCGAACGCGCGCGCTACATCTCTCCTGTCGCGCTCTACCTGTTCAGCGTCTTCGCGATGTTCGCGGTTCTCAACCTCAACGGCGGGATCGCACCCAGCACCGAGGGGTGA
- the ptsP gene encoding phosphoenolpyruvate--protein phosphotransferase, producing the protein MPLTAASASREIIVGLHDVMAKRMSAQAKLNTVVDLIANKLRSEVCSIYLLHDGKLELYATHGLRVEAVHVTRLSLSEGLVGTIAAEGRILNLDEAASHPAFAYRPETGEERFHSFAGVPIVRRENAIGVLAVQHAEPRCYEDIEIEALQTVAMVLSEMIVNARLADGGRRGRGETGAQRIAGLKLVTGMAKGVAVFHQPRVVVEHTVADDIEAERARVYSAFRRMREQIDHMTRDAEFGTIGEHNEILETYKMFAYDEGWSRRINEAIDSGLTAEAAIERVQQRTRARMQDIDDPLLKERMHDLEDLSNRLLRIVSGRMGTAAKTGLQKDTVLIARNLGPAELLEYDRRRLKAVVLEEGSLTAHMTIVARAMGVPVVGKVEDIRHVASEGDPILVDGDNATIVVRPTRALTQAFEQRMAMSQKRRAQYATLKNQPAITTDGARISLMVNAGLAEDAAMLEASGAEGIGLFRTEFQFLVSAALPGRQSQLKLYRSVLDLAGEKPVVFRTVDIGGDKALPYLADARDEAENPAMGWRALRLSLERATLMKAQARALLEAASGRTLNVMFPMVSEPWEYEEARALFEEQVEWAKKSRKPVPKAIRYGAMLEVPSLAEMLDVLLPRLDFLSIGTNDLTQFLFAADRADPRLADRYDWLSPAILRFLKRVSDQAVAAGVPVRVCGEMGGRPLEAMALIGIGIRNFSITPAAVGPVKAMVRAIDAQEVTARVGKLIAAPAPDLRKRLSDWAKRHRIPLG; encoded by the coding sequence ATGCCGCTGACCGCCGCTTCCGCATCGCGCGAGATCATCGTTGGCCTCCACGATGTGATGGCCAAAAGGATGTCCGCGCAGGCGAAGCTCAATACGGTGGTTGACCTCATCGCCAACAAGCTCAGAAGCGAGGTCTGCTCGATCTACCTTCTGCATGACGGCAAGCTGGAGCTTTACGCGACGCACGGGCTGCGCGTCGAAGCCGTTCACGTTACGCGGCTTTCACTTAGCGAAGGACTGGTCGGAACTATCGCCGCAGAAGGCCGAATTCTCAACCTCGACGAGGCGGCAAGCCACCCCGCCTTCGCATATCGTCCGGAAACGGGCGAAGAACGATTCCACAGCTTCGCCGGCGTTCCCATCGTACGGCGCGAGAATGCAATCGGTGTGCTGGCCGTGCAGCATGCCGAGCCGCGTTGCTACGAGGATATCGAAATAGAGGCGCTGCAAACCGTTGCGATGGTGCTGAGCGAGATGATCGTCAATGCGCGGCTTGCCGACGGCGGCAGGCGCGGCCGCGGCGAAACCGGAGCCCAGCGCATAGCCGGCCTGAAGCTGGTGACCGGAATGGCCAAGGGCGTTGCGGTTTTTCATCAGCCACGAGTGGTCGTCGAGCATACGGTCGCTGACGACATCGAGGCCGAGCGCGCGCGCGTCTATTCTGCCTTTCGGCGCATGCGCGAGCAGATCGATCACATGACCCGCGATGCCGAATTCGGCACGATTGGTGAGCACAACGAAATCCTCGAGACCTACAAGATGTTCGCCTACGACGAGGGTTGGTCGCGGCGGATCAACGAGGCAATCGACAGCGGCCTGACCGCGGAAGCCGCGATCGAGCGCGTGCAGCAGCGCACGCGGGCGCGAATGCAGGACATCGACGATCCGTTGCTGAAAGAGCGGATGCACGACCTTGAAGACCTGTCCAATCGGCTGCTGCGGATCGTTTCGGGACGGATGGGGACGGCGGCCAAGACCGGGCTTCAGAAGGACACCGTCCTAATCGCCCGCAACCTCGGCCCGGCGGAACTGCTGGAATATGACCGGCGCCGCCTGAAAGCCGTCGTCCTAGAAGAAGGCTCGCTGACCGCGCACATGACCATCGTCGCGCGGGCGATGGGCGTCCCAGTCGTCGGCAAGGTCGAGGACATCCGGCACGTCGCAAGCGAGGGCGATCCGATCCTCGTCGACGGGGACAATGCGACTATCGTCGTTCGTCCGACGCGCGCGCTGACTCAGGCGTTCGAGCAGCGCATGGCAATGAGCCAGAAGCGGCGCGCGCAGTATGCGACTCTCAAGAACCAGCCGGCGATCACGACTGACGGCGCCAGGATATCGCTGATGGTCAATGCCGGGCTGGCCGAGGACGCAGCAATGCTTGAAGCGTCCGGCGCTGAAGGGATCGGCCTGTTCCGGACCGAGTTCCAGTTTCTCGTCTCCGCTGCGCTTCCGGGACGACAGAGCCAGCTCAAGCTGTACAGGTCTGTCCTCGATCTCGCCGGCGAAAAGCCGGTAGTCTTCCGGACCGTCGATATCGGCGGCGACAAGGCCCTGCCTTATCTCGCCGATGCGCGCGACGAGGCGGAGAACCCGGCGATGGGCTGGCGCGCGCTTCGCCTCAGCCTCGAGCGCGCGACCCTCATGAAAGCGCAGGCACGAGCATTGCTCGAAGCGGCCTCGGGACGTACCCTCAACGTGATGTTCCCGATGGTCAGCGAGCCGTGGGAATATGAAGAGGCCCGCGCGCTTTTCGAGGAACAGGTGGAGTGGGCCAAAAAGAGCCGAAAACCGGTGCCGAAGGCCATTCGCTATGGCGCGATGCTTGAGGTGCCGAGCCTTGCGGAAATGCTCGACGTGCTGCTTCCGCGCCTGGACTTCTTGTCGATTGGCACCAACGATCTCACCCAGTTCCTGTTTGCCGCGGACCGCGCTGATCCGCGCCTGGCCGACAGATACGACTGGCTTAGCCCGGCGATCCTTCGCTTCCTGAAGCGCGTATCGGACCAAGCCGTAGCGGCAGGCGTGCCGGTCCGAGTCTGCGGAGAGATGGGCGGGCGTCCGCTGGAAGCGATGGCGCTGATCGGAATCGGCATCCGCAATTTCTCGATCACCCCGGCCGCGGTCGGGCCGGTGAAAGCGATGGTCCGGGCGATCGACGCCCAGGAAGTGACAGCGCGCGTCGGCAAGCTGATCGCCGCCCCTGCCCCCGACCTTCGCAAGCGATTGAGCGACTGGGCGAAACGCCACCGCATTCCGCTCGGCTGA
- a CDS encoding RodZ domain-containing protein, whose protein sequence is MDDSDFVQEETAMTVGQRLRAAREAAGMTLEEVATTTRIPTRHLESLENSDFQRLPAPTYTIGFAKNYAQAVGLDRREIADQLRGEVGGLRPASYQLDTFEPADPARAFPKWLLFAVIAGIVIVIAGFSWLRSREYSEDAPVTTEETAASTSAPTQAAAAAAPAPAAAQGPVLLTANEEVWLQVKDGGTTLKEGILQAGQSFEVPASATAPVLTTGKPEALRISVGTADAPPVGPAATTVSNVSLLAKDLMAARPTTGQVPPAIGTPPAR, encoded by the coding sequence ATGGACGACAGCGATTTTGTCCAGGAAGAAACGGCAATGACCGTCGGCCAGCGTCTGCGCGCCGCGCGCGAGGCAGCAGGAATGACGCTGGAGGAGGTCGCCACCACCACCCGCATTCCGACCCGGCACCTGGAAAGCCTTGAGAATAGCGACTTCCAGCGGCTTCCTGCCCCCACCTACACCATCGGATTCGCGAAGAATTACGCCCAGGCGGTCGGTCTCGACCGGCGCGAAATCGCCGACCAGCTTCGGGGCGAAGTCGGTGGATTGCGGCCGGCGTCGTATCAACTCGACACCTTCGAACCGGCCGATCCGGCCCGCGCCTTCCCGAAGTGGCTGCTGTTCGCGGTCATTGCCGGGATCGTGATCGTGATCGCGGGCTTCAGCTGGCTTCGCTCACGCGAATATTCCGAGGATGCGCCGGTCACCACAGAGGAAACCGCGGCCAGCACCAGTGCACCGACGCAAGCTGCCGCCGCCGCCGCGCCAGCCCCCGCCGCGGCGCAGGGACCGGTCTTGCTGACCGCGAACGAGGAAGTCTGGCTTCAGGTCAAGGATGGCGGAACGACACTGAAGGAAGGTATTTTGCAGGCCGGACAGAGCTTCGAGGTTCCCGCGTCAGCCACCGCCCCGGTGCTAACGACCGGAAAGCCCGAGGCGCTTCGAATTTCGGTTGGAACCGCCGACGCTCCGCCGGTCGGCCCGGCCGCCACGACGGTCAGCAATGTCAGCCTTCTCGCCAAGGACCTGATGGCCGCGCGTCCAACGACAGGTCAGGTTCCTCCGGCGATAGGCACGCCGCCCGCCCGCTAA
- a CDS encoding nicotinate-nucleotide adenylyltransferase produces the protein MARIGLLGGSFNPAHRGHRRASLAAMRALDLDEVWWLVSPGNPLKPAKGMADYEARLRSAMAIARRSTIRVSDFERQAGTRYSVDTVAAILKYYPQHRFIWLMGEDTVAQFHQWKDWRRLASMLPIAVVSRPGYDDEARAARAMGWLRWFVRPRAKAKEWTAWSAPAITFLRLPPDPTSATRLRARNPQWHRRFLKGEHVGDHKQRSTLGRP, from the coding sequence ATGGCGCGCATCGGACTCCTCGGCGGCTCCTTCAATCCCGCCCATCGCGGGCATCGGCGGGCGAGCCTCGCGGCCATGCGGGCGCTAGATCTGGACGAGGTGTGGTGGCTTGTGTCGCCGGGCAACCCCCTGAAGCCGGCCAAGGGCATGGCGGACTATGAGGCGCGTCTGCGATCCGCGATGGCTATTGCCCGCCGCTCCACGATCCGGGTCAGCGATTTCGAGCGCCAGGCTGGGACGCGCTACTCGGTAGATACGGTCGCGGCGATCCTCAAGTACTATCCGCAGCATCGGTTCATCTGGTTGATGGGCGAGGACACTGTGGCGCAATTTCACCAGTGGAAGGACTGGCGGAGGCTGGCTTCAATGCTGCCGATTGCCGTTGTTTCCCGCCCGGGTTATGATGACGAGGCCCGCGCGGCGCGCGCGATGGGCTGGCTCCGGTGGTTCGTCCGCCCCCGGGCCAAGGCAAAAGAATGGACGGCGTGGAGTGCACCGGCGATTACTTTCCTTCGCCTGCCACCCGATCCGACATCGGCCACCCGTCTTCGCGCACGCAACCCCCAATGGCATCGCCGGTTCTTGAAAGGCGAACACGTTGGCGACCACAAGCAGAGGAGCACTCTTGGCCGACCCTAA
- a CDS encoding nitronate monooxygenase, with the protein MHRGTEFLGCDLAIMGGAMSWISERNLVSAISNAGGFGVIACGAMSPELLDTEIAETKKRTSKPFGVNLITMHPQLSELIDTCAKHAVSHVVLAGGLPPGGAIDRIKSGGAKLIAFAPALALAKKLIRSGADALVIEGMEAGGHIGPVATSVLAQEILPEVASQVPVFVAGGIGRGEAIAAYLEMGAVGVQLGTRFVCANECIAHANFKKAFIRASARDAIPSVQIDPRLPVIPVRALKNQEMERFAAKQREVAGSLDSGAIEMAEAQLQIEHYWAGALKRAVIDGDVETGSVMAGQSVGMVRREEPVADIIAELADEAAAALERRG; encoded by the coding sequence ATGCACCGCGGCACCGAGTTCCTTGGCTGCGATCTCGCAATCATGGGCGGTGCGATGAGCTGGATCAGCGAGCGCAACCTGGTAAGCGCGATCAGCAATGCCGGGGGCTTCGGAGTGATCGCCTGTGGCGCAATGAGCCCGGAGCTGCTCGATACCGAAATTGCCGAAACCAAGAAAAGAACGTCGAAGCCGTTCGGCGTCAACCTCATCACCATGCATCCGCAGCTTTCCGAGCTGATCGACACCTGCGCGAAGCATGCGGTCAGCCATGTCGTGCTCGCTGGCGGGCTTCCGCCGGGCGGCGCCATCGACCGAATCAAGTCGGGCGGCGCCAAGCTCATCGCTTTCGCGCCGGCGCTGGCGCTGGCGAAAAAGCTGATCCGCAGTGGAGCCGACGCGCTGGTCATCGAGGGGATGGAGGCCGGCGGGCATATCGGGCCGGTGGCCACCAGCGTATTGGCGCAGGAGATCCTGCCGGAAGTCGCGAGCCAGGTGCCGGTATTCGTTGCCGGCGGAATCGGCCGCGGCGAGGCGATTGCCGCCTATCTCGAAATGGGTGCGGTCGGAGTTCAGCTTGGAACGCGCTTCGTCTGTGCCAACGAGTGCATCGCCCACGCCAACTTCAAGAAGGCATTCATCCGCGCTTCGGCGCGCGACGCCATTCCGTCGGTCCAGATTGACCCGCGCTTGCCCGTCATCCCGGTTCGAGCACTGAAGAACCAGGAAATGGAACGCTTCGCCGCCAAGCAGCGCGAAGTCGCCGGTTCACTCGACAGCGGCGCGATCGAAATGGCCGAGGCGCAGCTGCAGATCGAGCATTATTGGGCGGGCGCGTTGAAGCGCGCGGTAATCGACGGCGATGTCGAGACCGGAAGCGTGATGGCCGGCCAGTCGGTCGGTATGGTCAGACGAGAAGAGCCGGTCGCCGACATCATCGCCGAACTGGCCGATGAGGCCGCGGCGGCGCTCGAGAGACGCGGCTAA
- a CDS encoding tetratricopeptide repeat protein — MRLRNLVFAATLCATALTPAYSQRREPTPEQRIDRLERGLRQVQDRVYGRNRPADTAGFVDDPAVTQSGLAMITSRLDSIEQQMNAIVRTSEENSNRVSTLEAELARMRAELQRRSAAEERPAAPVDEASITDPARPDDEPPTPSRPRVESRGNDSTPKSARPGDADFAAAGEEAYDRGYQLWTQKRYDQAITALRAMASSFPGHRRVSWANNLVGRAMLDKGEYRAAAEALLANYRSDPQGERAADSLYYLGQASFKLRQPEQACKAYAELENVYGQSLRSELRRLLPAAKTEAKCR; from the coding sequence ATGCGACTTCGTAACCTCGTGTTCGCCGCCACGCTTTGCGCCACCGCCCTCACTCCGGCCTATTCCCAGCGCCGCGAGCCGACTCCCGAGCAACGGATCGACCGGCTGGAACGCGGACTGCGGCAGGTGCAAGACCGGGTGTATGGCCGTAACCGTCCCGCGGACACGGCCGGGTTCGTCGACGACCCCGCCGTCACGCAGTCGGGTCTCGCGATGATCACTTCGCGCCTCGATTCGATTGAGCAGCAGATGAATGCGATCGTTCGCACCAGCGAAGAGAACAGCAACCGCGTCTCGACCCTCGAGGCGGAGCTTGCGCGGATGCGGGCCGAATTGCAGCGGCGGTCGGCTGCGGAAGAGCGACCGGCAGCGCCCGTGGACGAAGCGTCGATCACCGACCCTGCCCGCCCCGACGACGAGCCGCCCACGCCTTCCCGCCCCCGCGTCGAGTCTCGTGGCAACGACAGCACACCAAAATCGGCGCGTCCCGGCGATGCCGACTTCGCGGCAGCCGGCGAGGAAGCCTATGACCGCGGTTATCAGTTGTGGACCCAGAAGCGTTACGACCAGGCGATTACGGCTCTTCGCGCCATGGCCTCGTCGTTCCCCGGACACCGCCGGGTCAGCTGGGCAAACAATCTTGTCGGACGGGCGATGCTCGACAAGGGCGAATATCGCGCAGCGGCCGAGGCGTTGCTCGCGAACTATCGCTCCGACCCGCAAGGGGAACGCGCCGCGGACAGCCTCTATTATCTCGGTCAGGCCAGCTTCAAGCTTCGCCAGCCGGAACAGGCCTGCAAGGCCTATGCGGAGCTGGAGAATGTCTATGGACAGTCGCTTCGCTCCGAGCTTCGGCGCCTGCTCCCTGCTGCAAAAACCGAGGCGAAATGCCGCTGA
- a CDS encoding serine hydrolase translates to MRLTRVTALMVWLMALVAQPVAAASSPSLVSLERQLSSMIDTRSGNYGVAALDLATGEMVSLRGDTPFPMASTMKIAVAANYLAQVEFGRRSLDDRIAGRSARSLMEAMMIHSNNQATDLLLGNLGGPDKLQQWLQERNVKGIRVDRNIADLLAAKRDLWDVRDSATPRAMVELLRRIDKGELLRPSSRAYLLNLMARCQTGKNRMRALLPASAQVQHKTGTLNNYTSDVGYFTLPDGRRLAVAFFARGGSNRPQTIAMAARTIYDGFARAFLAPITQPFTRSYSTVAATATTASNN, encoded by the coding sequence ATGCGACTGACGCGAGTTACGGCTTTGATGGTCTGGCTTATGGCGCTGGTCGCCCAGCCCGTCGCTGCAGCCTCGTCGCCCAGCCTGGTCAGCCTTGAGCGCCAGCTATCCTCCATGATCGACACGCGCTCCGGCAATTACGGAGTGGCCGCGCTTGATCTCGCGACGGGCGAAATGGTCAGTCTTCGCGGCGACACGCCCTTCCCGATGGCCAGCACCATGAAAATCGCGGTCGCCGCCAATTATCTCGCGCAGGTCGAATTCGGGCGTCGTAGCCTCGATGACCGTATCGCCGGCCGCTCTGCTCGCTCGCTGATGGAAGCGATGATGATCCACAGCAACAATCAGGCGACTGATCTTCTTCTCGGGAATCTGGGTGGTCCGGACAAGCTTCAGCAATGGCTCCAGGAGCGCAACGTCAAGGGCATTCGCGTCGATCGCAACATCGCCGACCTGCTCGCCGCAAAGCGCGACCTGTGGGACGTTCGCGACAGCGCAACACCGCGCGCGATGGTCGAGCTCCTGCGCCGGATCGACAAGGGCGAGCTGCTGCGTCCCTCCAGCCGTGCCTACCTGCTTAACCTGATGGCGCGTTGTCAGACCGGCAAGAATCGCATGCGGGCGCTGCTTCCAGCAAGCGCGCAGGTCCAGCACAAGACGGGCACGCTCAACAATTATACCAGCGACGTCGGTTACTTCACGCTGCCTGACGGACGGCGCCTTGCCGTCGCCTTCTTCGCCCGTGGCGGAAGCAACCGGCCGCAGACAATCGCAATGGCGGCGCGGACGATCTATGATGGCTTCGCGCGCGCATTCCTGGCCCCGATCACGCAGCCGTTCACGCGCTCTTATTCGACCGTCGCAGCGACGGCGACCACCGCCTCGAACAACTGA
- the rsfS gene encoding ribosome silencing factor, whose translation MQSLDDDQALEVVSIPLAGKSSIADHMVIASGRSSRQVASMAAKLADKIKQQFGKIARVEGLPVADWVLIDADDVIVHLFRPEVRTFYNLERMWAFGDEPAKAAGTGA comes from the coding sequence ATGCAGTCCCTGGACGATGACCAGGCGCTGGAAGTGGTTTCGATCCCACTCGCCGGCAAGTCGTCGATCGCGGACCACATGGTCATCGCGTCCGGCCGCTCATCCCGGCAAGTGGCCTCCATGGCCGCGAAACTGGCCGACAAGATCAAGCAGCAGTTCGGCAAGATCGCGCGCGTCGAAGGGCTTCCGGTCGCCGACTGGGTGCTTATCGACGCGGACGACGTGATCGTGCACCTGTTCCGGCCCGAGGTGCGCACCTTCTACAATCTGGAGCGGATGTGGGCGTTTGGCGACGAGCCGGCAAAGGCCGCCGGAACAGGCGCCTGA